The Vibrio kanaloae genome has a window encoding:
- the yajC gene encoding preprotein translocase subunit YajC — protein MFISQAHAAAEGAPAGGGFEMLIMLGMFAVIFYFMIYRPQAKRVKEHKNLMSSMGKGDEVLTSGGLIGKITKIAEDSDYVAIELNANNEVVIKKDFVTAVLPKGTLKSL, from the coding sequence ATGTTTATTTCTCAAGCTCACGCAGCAGCAGAAGGTGCACCAGCAGGCGGCGGTTTCGAAATGCTTATCATGCTAGGTATGTTCGCTGTGATCTTCTACTTCATGATCTACCGTCCACAAGCGAAGCGTGTTAAAGAGCACAAGAACCTTATGTCTTCTATGGGCAAAGGCGACGAAGTTCTTACAAGCGGCGGCTTAATTGGCAAGATCACTAAGATTGCTGAAGACAGCGACTACGTTGCTATCGAACTGAATGCAAACAACGAAGTCGTTATCAAAAAAGACTTCGTTACAGCAGTGCTACCAAAAGGTACTCTGAAATCTCTATAA
- the tgt gene encoding tRNA guanosine(34) transglycosylase Tgt: protein MKLKYELKKTNSGARRGQLQFERGTVETPAFMPVGTYGTVKGMTPEEVKDTGAEILLGNTFHLWLRPGQEIMKMHGDLHDFMNWHGPILTDSGGFQVFSLGAMRKITEEGVHFRNPVNGDKIFMDAEKSMEIQKDLGSDIVMIFDECTPYPATHKEAKDSMEMSLRWAERSRNHFDKLENPNSLFGIVQGGVYEDLRDVSVKGLTEIGFDGYAVGGLAVGEPKEDMHRILEHTCPQLPEDKPRYLMGVGKPEDLVEGVRRGIDMFDCVMPTRNARNGHLFVTEGVIKIRNAKHKTDTTPLDSECDCYTCKNYSKSYLHHLDRCNEILGARLNTIHNLRFYQRVMSDIRQSIDEDRFEEFVAEFYARMGREVPPLGKES from the coding sequence GTGAAATTAAAATACGAACTTAAAAAAACTAATAGCGGCGCGCGTCGTGGTCAACTTCAGTTTGAACGCGGTACCGTTGAAACCCCAGCATTCATGCCTGTAGGTACTTACGGTACTGTTAAAGGTATGACACCTGAAGAAGTAAAAGACACAGGTGCTGAAATCCTATTAGGTAACACATTCCACCTATGGCTACGTCCTGGCCAAGAAATCATGAAAATGCACGGTGACCTGCACGATTTCATGAACTGGCACGGTCCTATCCTGACTGATTCAGGCGGCTTCCAAGTATTCAGCCTAGGTGCAATGCGTAAAATCACTGAAGAGGGTGTTCATTTCCGTAACCCTGTCAACGGTGACAAGATCTTCATGGACGCTGAGAAGTCGATGGAAATCCAAAAAGATTTAGGTTCAGATATCGTCATGATCTTTGACGAGTGTACGCCTTACCCAGCGACACACAAAGAAGCAAAAGACTCAATGGAGATGTCTCTTCGTTGGGCTGAGCGTTCACGCAACCACTTCGACAAGCTTGAAAACCCGAACTCACTATTCGGCATCGTTCAAGGTGGTGTGTACGAAGACCTTCGTGATGTATCTGTTAAAGGCCTAACTGAAATTGGTTTTGACGGTTACGCAGTTGGTGGCCTAGCAGTAGGCGAACCAAAAGAAGATATGCACCGCATTCTTGAGCACACATGTCCTCAACTGCCGGAAGATAAGCCACGTTACCTAATGGGCGTAGGCAAACCTGAAGACTTGGTTGAAGGTGTTCGTCGTGGTATCGACATGTTTGACTGCGTAATGCCAACGCGAAATGCACGTAACGGCCACCTATTTGTGACTGAAGGTGTGATCAAGATCCGTAATGCGAAGCATAAAACCGATACAACACCACTAGATTCAGAGTGTGACTGTTACACTTGTAAGAACTACAGCAAGTCGTACTTACACCATTTGGATCGTTGTAACGAAATCCTAGGTGCTCGACTGAACACGATTCATAACCTGCGTTTCTACCAACGAGTAATGTCAGACATTCGTCAGTCTATCGATGAAGACCGCTTTGAAGAGTTCGTTGCAGAGTTCTACGCAAGAATGGGGCGTGAAGTGCCACCACTAGGCAAAGAATCTTAG
- the queA gene encoding tRNA preQ1(34) S-adenosylmethionine ribosyltransferase-isomerase QueA: MQVSDFHFDLPDELIARYPQEERTASRLLKLDGNSGNLADGSFKDVLDLVEPGDLVVFNNTRVIPARVFGRKASGGKLEVLVERMLDEKSILAHVRCSKSPKPGTKLFLGENDEYEAEMVARHDALFEIHFTSDQSVLEILNNVGHMPLPPYIDRPDEDADKERYQTVYNEKPGAVAAPTAGLHFDDKLMAGMKEKGVEFAYVTLHVGAGTFQPVKVDNINDHHMHAEYVEVPQEVVDAVAAAKARGGRIIAVGTTSVRSLESAAQDARNKGTELVPFFGDTEIFIFPGYEYQLVDCLITNFHLPESTLIMLVSAFAGYDNVMGAYDHAVKSEYRFFSYGDAMFINKKTS, encoded by the coding sequence ATGCAAGTTTCAGATTTTCACTTTGACCTACCAGATGAACTCATTGCTCGCTACCCTCAAGAGGAGCGCACAGCAAGCCGCCTGCTTAAATTAGATGGCAACAGCGGTAACCTAGCTGATGGTTCGTTTAAAGACGTTTTAGACTTGGTTGAGCCAGGCGATCTTGTTGTTTTTAATAACACTCGCGTGATTCCTGCTCGTGTATTCGGTCGCAAGGCCTCAGGCGGTAAGCTTGAAGTGCTAGTGGAGCGTATGCTCGATGAGAAAAGCATTCTTGCGCATGTTCGTTGCTCTAAATCACCGAAGCCGGGCACTAAGTTGTTCCTTGGTGAGAACGATGAGTATGAAGCTGAAATGGTAGCGCGTCATGATGCGTTGTTTGAAATCCATTTCACATCCGATCAAAGCGTTCTAGAGATTCTTAACAATGTTGGTCACATGCCACTGCCTCCTTACATCGATCGTCCTGATGAAGATGCAGATAAAGAGCGCTACCAGACTGTCTATAATGAAAAGCCGGGTGCGGTTGCAGCGCCAACAGCAGGTCTTCACTTTGATGATAAGCTAATGGCTGGCATGAAAGAAAAGGGTGTTGAGTTTGCTTACGTGACGCTTCACGTTGGAGCTGGCACATTCCAGCCCGTAAAAGTGGACAACATCAATGATCACCACATGCATGCTGAGTACGTTGAAGTGCCGCAAGAAGTGGTGGATGCCGTAGCTGCTGCAAAAGCGCGTGGCGGGCGTATTATTGCGGTTGGCACAACATCGGTTCGTTCACTAGAAAGTGCAGCGCAAGATGCACGTAATAAAGGCACAGAGTTAGTTCCTTTCTTTGGTGACACAGAAATCTTTATCTTCCCAGGTTACGAATACCAGTTGGTGGATTGCTTGATTACTAATTTCCACCTACCAGAATCAACACTGATTATGTTGGTGAGTGCGTTTGCTGGTTACGACAATGTGATGGGCGCATACGACCACGCCGTGAAGAGCGAATATCGTTTCTTCAGCTACGGCGATGCGATGTTCATCAATAAGAAAACGAGCTAA
- a CDS encoding CBS domain-containing protein, which yields MIKVEDMMTRNPHTLLRSHSLADAKHMMEALDIRHIPVVDSDRQLLGVVTQRDVLAAQESSLQNIPQAQSFTLATPLNDIMHKSVMSVEPRAGLKESAIYMQKHKVGCLPVVENYELVGIITDSDFVTIAINLLELQEDAEPEEADVE from the coding sequence ATGATCAAGGTTGAAGATATGATGACTCGCAACCCTCATACCCTATTGCGCTCACACTCACTGGCCGATGCTAAGCACATGATGGAAGCGCTTGATATTCGCCATATTCCGGTCGTTGATTCCGACAGGCAACTACTTGGCGTCGTCACACAGCGAGACGTTCTAGCCGCTCAAGAATCCAGCCTACAAAACATCCCACAAGCTCAATCCTTTACTCTTGCCACTCCCCTCAACGACATCATGCACAAAAGTGTTATGTCGGTAGAGCCGCGTGCGGGTTTAAAAGAGTCAGCTATCTATATGCAGAAACACAAAGTGGGCTGCTTGCCTGTCGTAGAAAATTATGAATTAGTGGGTATTATTACAGACAGCGACTTCGTCACGATAGCGATCAACCTACTAGAACTACAAGAAGATGCGGAGCCAGAAGAAGCGGATGTAGAGTAA
- a CDS encoding RHS repeat-associated core domain-containing protein — protein sequence MAKTSKGDDTFTPEVYYIKQHLGSTELTMDNSAQVINAFNYEPFGDVEAQFGQSDKTVYRFTDKEQDKESGLGYFSQRYMNHSYGQFITPDPVFAREPRFTDPQRWSPYAYGRGNPLRYSDPTGEFIGDVMNGRYDLGTVGYHEAISNMESIADQAHADTLSDMRSASNTINEVAATVVIVGIAAPVIISSAPVLEVVAVVTVTAEVIAASSGAVETYIDAIDGDEFDAVDATNNLLGVGATATTHAVKNSGELTEFGHWTTDVVSNTFSVSSWGSQQAAKLDNNNSKINQSTDGKKNGSDGGTNHRSSDRPDNDGESTGGANSGAEQSSNTKLD from the coding sequence ATGGCCAAGACAAGCAAAGGTGATGACACCTTTACTCCAGAGGTTTATTATATTAAACAACACCTTGGCTCAACAGAACTGACCATGGACAATTCTGCTCAAGTCATTAATGCGTTCAATTACGAACCATTTGGTGATGTGGAAGCTCAGTTTGGTCAATCGGATAAAACGGTTTATCGTTTTACCGATAAAGAGCAAGACAAAGAATCTGGACTTGGTTATTTCTCGCAACGCTATATGAACCATAGCTACGGGCAATTCATCACCCCCGATCCTGTGTTTGCAAGAGAGCCCCGATTCACGGATCCGCAACGCTGGTCACCTTATGCCTATGGGCGAGGTAACCCGCTGAGGTATAGCGATCCTACGGGGGAGTTCATCGGTGACGTTATGAATGGGCGATACGATTTAGGTACTGTGGGTTACCATGAAGCGATATCAAACATGGAAAGTATTGCGGATCAAGCTCACGCTGATACATTGAGTGACATGAGGAGTGCTAGTAACACCATAAATGAGGTAGCTGCTACTGTTGTAATTGTCGGAATTGCTGCACCAGTCATTATAAGCTCAGCCCCGGTACTTGAAGTTGTGGCTGTTGTGACAGTTACAGCTGAGGTCATAGCAGCCTCTTCAGGAGCTGTTGAAACTTATATAGACGCCATTGATGGCGACGAGTTTGACGCCGTTGATGCTACGAATAATCTTCTGGGTGTAGGAGCGACCGCTACTACTCATGCAGTTAAAAATTCTGGAGAATTAACAGAGTTTGGTCATTGGACTACAGATGTCGTAAGCAATACTTTCAGTGTTTCATCATGGGGATCGCAACAAGCTGCAAAGCTTGATAATAATAACTCAAAAATCAATCAATCTACTGACGGTAAGAAAAACGGAAGTGATGGTGGGACCAATCATCGAAGTAGTGATCGTCCAGATAACGATGGAGAAAGTACCGGTGGGGCAAATAGTGGAGCTGAACAGTCATCAAACACTAAGCTAGACTAA
- a CDS encoding hydrogen peroxide-inducible genes activator translates to MNKWPSLKQLHYLVTLHETRHFSDAADLCFVSQSTLSKGIQNLEELIGCPLYEKKDKKSPLVFTQAGELAVKHGRELLAKGQDLVELGSLCNGDTMQGQLRLGCIPTIAPFLLCDLVQEANQRFPQLNLLLREDTTTNLLAALRHGELDVLILALPVDIDNMESKVVGQDPFRMVISRNQADGIRVPIKYDDLPDESVFLLENEHCLTEHAVSACKLTDKEKINPFTATSLHTLVQMVANGLGTTFIPQMAIDHGLLENQNLVVIDPPGQQAYRDIGLVWRPSSSRRETFHQLADVVSELL, encoded by the coding sequence ATGAATAAATGGCCAAGTCTTAAGCAACTTCACTATCTGGTTACGCTTCACGAAACTCGTCACTTTAGCGACGCAGCGGATCTCTGTTTCGTTAGTCAATCTACATTAAGTAAAGGCATTCAAAATTTAGAGGAGCTGATTGGTTGCCCTCTCTATGAGAAGAAAGATAAAAAGAGCCCATTAGTTTTTACTCAAGCGGGTGAGCTGGCGGTGAAGCATGGTCGAGAGCTATTGGCGAAAGGGCAAGACTTAGTCGAGCTTGGTAGTTTGTGCAATGGCGATACGATGCAAGGTCAGCTGCGGCTGGGGTGTATCCCTACTATTGCCCCGTTCCTATTATGCGATTTGGTACAAGAAGCTAATCAACGCTTCCCACAGTTGAACTTGCTGTTACGTGAAGACACGACGACTAACTTATTGGCGGCACTGCGTCATGGTGAGTTAGATGTGTTGATTCTGGCTCTGCCTGTCGATATCGACAACATGGAGAGCAAAGTGGTTGGGCAAGATCCTTTTAGAATGGTGATCAGTCGTAATCAAGCTGATGGGATTCGTGTTCCTATTAAATATGATGATCTGCCAGACGAATCTGTTTTCTTGTTGGAGAATGAACACTGTTTAACAGAGCATGCAGTGTCGGCCTGTAAGTTAACAGACAAAGAGAAGATAAACCCGTTCACCGCGACAAGCCTACATACATTGGTTCAAATGGTGGCCAATGGTTTAGGAACCACCTTTATTCCGCAGATGGCCATCGATCATGGTTTATTGGAAAACCAAAATCTAGTGGTTATTGATCCCCCTGGTCAGCAGGCCTATCGCGATATTGGCCTAGTTTGGCGACCAAGCTCGTCTCGTCGTGAAACATTCCATCAGTTAGCGGATGTGGTTTCTGAGTTGTTGTAA
- a CDS encoding peroxiredoxin C, with amino-acid sequence MVLVGRQAPDFTAAAVLGNGEIVDNFNFAEFTKGKKAVVFFYPLDFTFVCPSELIAFDNRLEDFQAKGVEVIGVSIDSQFSHNAWRNTAIADGGIGQVKYPLVADVKHEICKAYDVEHPEAGVAFRGSFLIDGDGLVRHQVVNDLPLGRNIDEMLRMVDALNFHEKNGEVCPAQWEEGKSGMDASPKGVAAFLSEHADDLSK; translated from the coding sequence ATGGTACTAGTAGGTCGTCAAGCCCCTGACTTTACTGCAGCAGCTGTTCTAGGTAACGGTGAGATCGTTGATAACTTCAACTTCGCAGAATTCACTAAAGGTAAGAAAGCGGTAGTTTTCTTCTACCCACTAGACTTCACTTTCGTTTGTCCTTCAGAGCTAATCGCTTTCGACAACCGTCTAGAAGATTTCCAAGCTAAAGGCGTTGAAGTAATCGGTGTTTCTATCGATTCACAATTCTCTCACAACGCATGGCGTAACACTGCTATCGCTGACGGCGGTATCGGTCAAGTTAAATACCCTCTAGTTGCTGACGTTAAGCACGAAATCTGCAAAGCATACGATGTTGAGCACCCAGAAGCCGGTGTTGCTTTCCGTGGTTCTTTCCTAATCGATGGTGACGGTCTTGTACGTCACCAAGTAGTTAACGATCTTCCGCTAGGTCGTAACATCGACGAAATGCTACGCATGGTAGACGCACTAAACTTCCACGAGAAGAACGGTGAAGTTTGTCCTGCACAATGGGAAGAAGGTAAATCAGGTATGGACGCATCTCCAAAGGGTGTTGCAGCATTCCTATCTGAGCACGCTGACGACCTAAGCAAGTAA
- a CDS encoding copper homeostasis protein CutC — protein sequence MNTEIEVCIDNLESLYNALAGGANRIELCSSLALGGLTPSFGMMKQAAIISSVPVYAMIRPRQGDFIFDNDDMNCMLEDIEACASAGLDGVVLGVLAPNGSIDMPKMQQLAEKAHSLKLGITFHRAIDQSSDFQAALEQIISLGCERVLTSGLAVNAEQGIDVLAAMVKQADGRIDIMAGAGVNAANAKMIQCATQVPALHLSGKSTRASLMENGSSAQMGSDDIDDYQIPVTDASKVFDVRFALTIKE from the coding sequence ATGAACACCGAAATTGAAGTCTGTATCGATAACTTAGAGTCCCTATACAATGCCCTAGCAGGCGGAGCTAATCGTATTGAGCTTTGCTCTTCATTGGCTCTTGGCGGATTAACTCCAAGCTTCGGAATGATGAAGCAAGCGGCAATAATTTCGTCCGTTCCGGTCTACGCTATGATAAGACCTAGACAAGGCGACTTTATTTTCGATAACGACGATATGAACTGTATGCTTGAAGATATTGAAGCTTGTGCAAGTGCAGGGTTGGATGGGGTCGTACTTGGTGTGTTAGCGCCGAACGGAAGTATTGATATGCCAAAAATGCAACAACTGGCTGAAAAAGCGCACTCGTTAAAGCTTGGGATAACCTTCCATAGAGCCATCGATCAAAGCTCTGATTTCCAAGCAGCATTAGAGCAGATCATTTCACTTGGATGCGAAAGAGTCCTGACATCAGGACTTGCTGTTAATGCCGAGCAAGGCATCGATGTATTGGCAGCAATGGTCAAACAAGCCGACGGACGAATTGATATCATGGCAGGGGCTGGCGTTAACGCTGCGAATGCTAAAATGATTCAATGCGCCACCCAAGTACCTGCTCTTCACCTTTCAGGGAAATCCACAAGAGCTAGCCTAATGGAAAACGGATCGTCCGCTCAAATGGGGAGTGATGATATTGATGATTACCAGATTCCTGTCACTGATGCCAGTAAGGTATTTGATGTGAGGTTCGCTTTAACTATTAAAGAGTAA
- the phoU gene encoding phosphate signaling complex protein PhoU, whose protein sequence is MHFGRHISGQFNVELESIRTHVLTMGGLVEQQLSFAMQALHRDDVELAKKVIRDDHKVNAMEVSIDEACTRIIAKRQPTAKDLRLIMAIIKTITDLERIGDVASKIAQGAIEAPSAKDQKFHVSLEPLCRQAITMLHQVLDAFARMDVDAAAEVHKLDDKLDAEYEAVIRQLMTYMMEEPQNIPIILQVMWSARAIERVGDRCQNICEYIIYFVKGKDVRHLGEQSLDDVLK, encoded by the coding sequence ATGCATTTCGGTCGCCACATTTCAGGGCAATTTAACGTCGAATTAGAGTCGATCCGTACTCACGTACTCACCATGGGTGGGCTAGTGGAGCAGCAACTTTCATTTGCAATGCAAGCGCTTCACAGAGATGACGTTGAACTGGCTAAGAAAGTGATTCGTGACGATCATAAAGTGAATGCGATGGAAGTGTCTATCGATGAGGCATGCACGCGTATTATTGCCAAGCGCCAGCCCACCGCAAAAGACCTTCGTTTGATTATGGCGATCATCAAAACGATTACTGATTTGGAAAGAATTGGTGATGTAGCTTCTAAAATAGCGCAAGGTGCGATAGAGGCCCCCTCGGCCAAAGACCAGAAGTTTCATGTATCTTTAGAGCCTCTTTGTCGTCAAGCGATAACTATGCTCCATCAGGTATTGGATGCATTTGCACGTATGGATGTTGATGCCGCGGCTGAAGTACATAAGCTTGATGATAAGCTAGACGCTGAATACGAAGCTGTAATTCGTCAGCTAATGACTTACATGATGGAAGAGCCGCAGAATATACCTATTATCTTACAGGTTATGTGGTCAGCTCGTGCTATTGAACGAGTGGGCGACCGTTGCCAAAATATTTGCGAATATATTATCTATTTTGTTAAGGGCAAAGATGTTCGCCATCTAGGTGAACAGAGCCTAGATGACGTACTAAAATAA
- the pstB gene encoding phosphate ABC transporter ATP-binding protein PstB, whose product MFSINETLGYQAPLDVHNLTEEQTAISIEGLNLYYKEAQALDDISMTIPKGQVTAFIGPSGCGKSTLLRCINRMNDLVEGCKVSGKVKLYGNNVYHPKVDVATLRRRVGMVFQRPNPFPKSIYENVVYGLRLQGLSNSRDLDDAVERSLRAAALWDEVKDRLHENAFGLSGGQQQRLVIARAVAIEPEVLLLDEPTSALDPISTLTIEELINELKTQYTVVIVTHNMQQAARVSDHTAFIHMGKLIEYSDTDSIFTSPLKNQTEDYITGRYG is encoded by the coding sequence ATGTTCTCAATTAATGAAACCTTGGGCTATCAAGCGCCTTTAGATGTGCACAACCTAACTGAAGAGCAAACAGCCATCTCGATTGAAGGGCTGAACCTATACTATAAAGAAGCACAGGCACTTGATGATATCTCGATGACAATACCTAAAGGGCAGGTGACGGCGTTTATTGGTCCTTCGGGTTGTGGAAAGTCGACACTGCTTCGCTGTATTAACCGAATGAACGATCTTGTTGAAGGCTGTAAAGTCTCCGGCAAAGTGAAGTTGTACGGAAACAATGTTTATCATCCTAAGGTTGATGTAGCAACCTTAAGGCGTCGTGTTGGCATGGTATTTCAACGCCCGAATCCTTTCCCTAAATCCATCTATGAGAATGTGGTTTATGGGTTGAGGCTGCAAGGTCTGAGTAATAGTCGTGATCTTGATGATGCGGTTGAGCGTTCATTGCGTGCAGCGGCATTATGGGATGAAGTAAAAGATCGTTTGCATGAGAATGCCTTCGGTTTGTCTGGTGGCCAACAGCAACGCTTGGTTATTGCTCGAGCGGTTGCGATAGAACCGGAAGTACTTTTGTTAGATGAGCCAACATCGGCCTTGGACCCAATTTCTACTTTGACTATTGAAGAGTTAATCAACGAGCTAAAAACACAATATACCGTGGTAATTGTGACTCATAATATGCAACAGGCCGCTCGTGTTAGCGACCATACTGCCTTTATTCATATGGGGAAATTGATCGAGTACTCAGATACGGACTCAATATTTACGTCACCATTGAAAAATCAAACAGAAGACTACATTACAGGTAGGTACGGCTAA
- the pstA gene encoding phosphate ABC transporter permease PstA: MFKWIKSGSPWIWLTGGAVSISMLSVLGLILFIGWKGLTYFWPAPLYQWQVNETESLANVPFQHQEMTKNRLIGQLYDRKYIPVEQLSNVQDKKLPQEIIDKGVVRRLSIKIANRELYPADFVSILEVNLKEPTTPEEWAVIERSRGGYFFGKPVGFRSADGVLTDDIEKELDEGLTHADTLRDEIKKIVNQTVRTTSWALEQLRLEKRKRELNDNLSDTERQELESKRLALRSELASGEYQLDSLRQQLNLDTLIVEDMTGKVVEIPLSEILDFWFPNQMTYPEKVLHWCEQVWKFLSEKPRESNSEGGVFPAIFGTVLLVLIMSIVVMPLGVIAAIYLNEYAKNNALTRLIRIAVINLAGVPSIVYGVFGLGFFVYTIGGSIDSLFYAERLPAPTFGTPGLLWSALTLAVLTLPVVIVTAEEGLTRIPSSVRHGSLALGATPSETLWRIVLPMASPAIITGLILAVARAAGEVAPLMLVGVVKLASSLPVDAQFPYVHLDRKFMHLGFHIYDVGFQTSNIEAARPLVYATSFLLVTVIVGLNLTAINIRNNLREKYRTLGQD, translated from the coding sequence ATGTTTAAGTGGATTAAATCGGGATCTCCTTGGATATGGTTAACTGGTGGTGCCGTTAGTATTAGTATGCTTTCGGTACTTGGCCTGATCTTATTTATTGGCTGGAAAGGGTTAACCTATTTCTGGCCTGCGCCCCTGTACCAATGGCAAGTGAATGAAACAGAAAGCCTTGCAAATGTGCCATTTCAGCATCAAGAGATGACAAAGAACCGTTTAATCGGTCAACTCTATGATCGTAAATACATTCCGGTTGAACAACTGTCGAATGTGCAAGATAAGAAGTTGCCGCAAGAGATTATTGATAAAGGGGTCGTTCGACGTCTTAGTATCAAAATTGCTAACCGCGAACTGTACCCTGCGGATTTCGTATCTATTCTTGAGGTGAACCTTAAAGAACCAACCACACCAGAAGAGTGGGCTGTGATCGAGCGTAGCCGCGGTGGGTACTTCTTCGGAAAGCCGGTTGGCTTTAGGAGTGCTGACGGTGTTCTAACCGATGATATCGAGAAAGAACTGGATGAAGGCTTAACTCACGCCGACACGTTGCGTGATGAAATTAAAAAGATCGTTAACCAAACGGTCCGCACAACAAGTTGGGCGTTAGAGCAATTACGTTTAGAAAAGCGTAAAAGAGAGCTCAATGACAACCTGTCAGATACAGAGCGACAAGAGCTGGAGTCTAAACGTTTGGCTTTAAGGAGTGAACTCGCCTCGGGAGAATATCAACTCGACTCTTTAAGACAGCAGCTCAACCTTGATACTCTGATTGTTGAAGATATGACGGGCAAAGTCGTTGAGATTCCGCTGAGTGAGATCTTAGACTTTTGGTTCCCAAATCAGATGACCTACCCAGAGAAAGTGCTGCATTGGTGTGAGCAGGTCTGGAAATTCTTATCTGAAAAACCTAGAGAGTCCAACTCTGAAGGGGGGGTGTTCCCTGCGATTTTCGGTACGGTACTTTTAGTGCTGATCATGTCGATTGTCGTTATGCCACTTGGTGTCATTGCCGCGATTTATCTAAATGAATACGCAAAAAACAATGCGCTAACTCGTTTGATTCGTATTGCGGTTATTAACTTAGCGGGTGTGCCATCCATCGTTTATGGTGTATTTGGTTTAGGCTTTTTTGTTTACACCATTGGTGGTTCTATAGATTCGTTGTTCTACGCGGAGCGTTTACCTGCGCCGACATTTGGTACGCCAGGCTTGTTGTGGTCGGCATTGACTCTGGCTGTGTTAACATTGCCTGTCGTGATTGTGACCGCCGAGGAAGGGTTAACGCGAATCCCGAGTTCTGTGAGGCATGGTTCTTTAGCTTTGGGGGCAACCCCATCTGAAACCTTGTGGCGTATCGTTTTACCGATGGCGAGCCCTGCGATTATTACCGGGCTTATTCTGGCTGTAGCACGTGCTGCGGGAGAAGTAGCGCCATTAATGCTAGTGGGAGTAGTGAAATTAGCGTCGAGTTTACCTGTCGATGCGCAGTTCCCGTATGTTCACCTCGACAGAAAATTTATGCATTTGGGCTTTCACATTTATGATGTGGGTTTTCAAACCTCAAACATAGAAGCGGCAAGACCACTGGTTTATGCGACATCATTTTTGTTGGTTACTGTGATTGTTGGGTTGAACCTGACCGCGATTAATATTCGAAATAACTTGCGTGAAAAGTACCGAACCTTAGGACAAGATTAA